In Penaeus chinensis breed Huanghai No. 1 chromosome 2, ASM1920278v2, whole genome shotgun sequence, the following proteins share a genomic window:
- the LOC125036462 gene encoding selenoprotein M-like: MAKGSLKLLLLLGAVFSYTLAEELRETDIAKARVESCGGURLNRLPEVKKFIHEDIPLFHNAKFKQIGGAPPELVLLNRFDQVVERLPLDKLSRDECNKLMLKKGFYKKNSPSEEVPEEYLNGPYREREEL, from the exons ATGGCGAAAGGGAGTCTcaagctcctcctcctgctggggGCCGTGTTCTCTTACACACTCGCTGAAGAATTACGTGAGACTGACATTGCCAAGGCTCGCGTTGAG AGCTGCGGTGGATGACGTTTGAACAGGCTCCCCGAGGTGAAGAAATTCATCCACGAGGACATCCCACTCTT CCATAATGCCAAGTTCAAGCAGATAGGAGGTGCTCCTCCAGAACTGGTTCTTCTCAATCGGTTTGATCAG GTTGTGGAGCGCCTGCCCCTGGATAAGTTGTCCCGCGATGAGTGCAATAAACTCATGCTGAAGAAGGGCTTCTACAAGAAGAATTCACCCAGCGAGGAAGTCCCTGAGGAATACCTTAACGGGCcttatagagagagggaagagctgTAA